The following nucleotide sequence is from Nitrospira sp..
AGCGTGAACCTGCTCGGCAAATCCACCCGACACCCCACCGTCTGCCTCAACCGTCGTGTGCCCTTCCACTCGACGCCGCCAGGTCTGCAGCATCTCACGCGAATTGAGATACAGAAATAACGCCGCACCAGCCAACAGAATCACCAGGAAGGTAGACAATGCCGCGAATACAGGCAATTCCATGGGTTGCTCCTCAGACCTTGATCACCACCATCCGTTTCATCACAACCGCCCCTAGTACCATCATGATGCTGCCGGCCGTCGTAAGGGTTTGCCCCATAGGGTCTGAGAACAAGAGCCCCACATAGTCTGGGTTCAGTTTGTACAACAACAGACCGATCACAATCGGAAGCCCCAGAAGAATCATGGCAGAGAACCGCCCCTCAGCAGACAACGCTCGAACCTTTAGTTGAAGTTCAAACCGTTTCCGTATCAACCCGGCCAGAGAGTCGATAATTTCAGCCAAGTTGCCACCGGTTTCCCGCTGCACCATAACCGAAGTGACAAAAAACCGCACATCGACGCTGTCAATCCGCTCGGTCATATTGGAAAGGGCTTGCGGAAGTGCCACCCCCATCGACACTTCACTGAACACATGCCGAAACTCTCGGCCAATAGGATCGGCCGCTTCATCCCCGACGATTTTCAATCCCACAGAAAACGCATGCCCTGCTCGTAAGGCACGTGAAACCAATTCGAGCGCCTCCGGAAGCTGACGCTCGATCTCTGCCATCCTACGATTCTTCAACCAATAGAGATATGCCGCAGGACTCGAACCCAGTATGACCGCGCATAAAACAGCCGCCATGTTTGTCTGGTTTGTGATCAGCGCCAGCAACATCCCTCCAATGGCAAGAAGAGGAGAAGCCAGCACAAAGACTCCCAGCGGAAGTCGACAGTCCGCCCGCCGATGAAGCACCCGCAACGGCTGCAACTGCTTGGCTTTCAGAAGCAAGTCGTTCAACCATGGAATATTGCTAAGAGACTCTTTTCGAACGATTTCGAATTGTTTCATTTCAACCGGCGCTGTCCAGGCTTGAAGCCGTTCGACTGCGCGATCACTGCCGCGAGGCATGAGGATCCGGTATGCCGAGTTACAGGCGAACATCAACAGCAGAATCGTCCCCAAAATTCCGAGGGCAATGAGTGCGTTCAGCATTCGTACACCTTTGATGGGTCAAAGAGGTCAGGCGACAACGCCACACCTTTGGCGGCTAACCGCTCGGCAAACTTGGGGCGCACACCAGTCGCCTTGAATCGACCTTTTACTTTGTGATTCCCATCCACACCAGTCTGCTGAAAGACAAAGATCTCCTGAAGGGTAATCAGGTCGCCCTCCATACCCACAACTTCCTGCAAACTGATCAATTTTCTCGTGCCGTCGGACAACCGAGCGATTTGGATGATGACATCCAGCGCGGATGAGACGTAATGCCGCATCGCCTTCGTTCCGAGGTTGAGCCCGGCCATGGACACGAGAGTCTCGATCCTCGTTAACGCGTCGCGGGCCGAATTCGCATGCACCGTCGTGAGGGATCCATCGTGCCCGGTGTTCATCGCTTGAAGCATGTCCAAGCTCTCCGCACCACGCACCTCACCCAAGATAATACGATCGGGACGCATTCGGAGGGCATTCTTGACGAGCTCACGCTGCGCAATTTCCCCTTTGCCCTCAATATTGGCCGGACGTGTTTCTAAGCGCACCACATGATCCTGGCGCAATTGCAACTCGGCGGCATCTTCGATCGTGACGATCCGCTCGTCATTAGGGATGAAGCCAGACAACACATTCAGTAAGGTTGTCTTCCCAGACCCCGTTCCACCCGATATCAGAATATTCAATCTGGCCTGCACAATGGCCTTCATGAGTTCTCCGATCTCCGGCGTCAGCGATCGCTTTTCAACCAGGTGATACAGCTGGAGCGGATCTTTGCTGAACTTTCTAATCGAAAGAGAGGGCCCGTCGATGGCCAGGGGTGGGATGATTGCATTGACGCGTGACCCATCAGCGAGTCTGGCATCTACCATCGGTACCGACTCGTCGATGCGACGTCCGACGCGCGAGACAATTTTCTCGATGATCTTTTTAAGATGCGCATCATCTTTAAACTGGATCGGCGTCAACTCCAATCGACCGAGTCGTTCGACG
It contains:
- a CDS encoding CpaF family protein, which encodes MLTMKSMNSAEAGFQHHELKDRLHQRVIEMLDLNAISAMSHAAVVEQLTKLIEQLLQQESVPLNQRERAQVTQDILHEVLGLGPLEPLLADHTVNDILVNGHKQVFVERLGRLELTPIQFKDDAHLKKIIEKIVSRVGRRIDESVPMVDARLADGSRVNAIIPPLAIDGPSLSIRKFSKDPLQLYHLVEKRSLTPEIGELMKAIVQARLNILISGGTGSGKTTLLNVLSGFIPNDERIVTIEDAAELQLRQDHVVRLETRPANIEGKGEIAQRELVKNALRMRPDRIILGEVRGAESLDMLQAMNTGHDGSLTTVHANSARDALTRIETLVSMAGLNLGTKAMRHYVSSALDVIIQIARLSDGTRKLISLQEVVGMEGDLITLQEIFVFQQTGVDGNHKVKGRFKATGVRPKFAERLAAKGVALSPDLFDPSKVYEC
- a CDS encoding type II secretion system F family protein, encoding MLNALIALGILGTILLLMFACNSAYRILMPRGSDRAVERLQAWTAPVEMKQFEIVRKESLSNIPWLNDLLLKAKQLQPLRVLHRRADCRLPLGVFVLASPLLAIGGMLLALITNQTNMAAVLCAVILGSSPAAYLYWLKNRRMAEIERQLPEALELVSRALRAGHAFSVGLKIVGDEAADPIGREFRHVFSEVSMGVALPQALSNMTERIDSVDVRFFVTSVMVQRETGGNLAEIIDSLAGLIRKRFELQLKVRALSAEGRFSAMILLGLPIVIGLLLYKLNPDYVGLLFSDPMGQTLTTAGSIMMVLGAVVMKRMVVIKV